atttcaaatttgttgATATTACGGGGcaagaaaactgaaaatagAAGCCGCTACAATGGATCCACAGATATAGATAGCGGCTACTTGGATGTTCGTCGTACGTCAGTGATTCAGGCAACTTGGTGGGGCCCAAACGAAATCCAAACGGAAACCGAAACCAATTGAGAATACACATTAAGTGAGTGGGTTTCTGAGGAGGGGAAAGCGATCGTTTAGTATTCCCTAATTGGTATACCCGTGTCTGTCACACTGTGCAGAAATTGCATAATGCCCGGGCCAAAACCACCACATCACGTGTCTGGTTCGTCTGGCACCTGACAGACCCGCGAAGATACTTCAGTTCGGATTGGTTCTGGTCGGAGGAAGTTAATGGAGATGATGGGGCTGTGGGCCAGACAGAACAAGAGAAATTGAAAGCCATTAAGtacctttaaaaataaaagcggAATACTACTAACCGCATGGCCCACTGGGATGATACATGGGAGagctatacatacatatatgcgcGTGGATATATGTTGCTTCAATTATTCAAGAGTACACCGAAAACAGAGACTTGTGACcacaaaaagcaaagaaattaCGCACgaaaaatatctttaaaatgcCATAAGTTGTATATAGATACACAGCCAGCGCAGACTCATCAGatacacaagcacacacatcGGCCAGAAGATACATATAAGCAAACTCGAACTGTGGCAAACTATTTCCGTATTGAGTTCTCTTCTTAATGCCCTGCATTGAGCCATTTTGGGTATATTGCACGAAAGTTTTTTAGATCAACcacttaaaaaattaaacaatttaagtGGTTGGAAAACGGTTTATCTGATTTCATTTGACCtctaaattctttattttctcttaATGTCTTACATCTTTCATTCCTGAGCATTTATCAACCGAAATTCAAGACAAAAATGTGTTTGtgacatttaaaaaaatttattttcgaaaGCATATATTCGTTAGCTTAAATTCCACAAACAAATTATGTACGTGTTCCAAAAACATTTTCTAATATTTATGAATGTGccgaatatattttcgagccGTGCGTTTCTTTTCTGCTCATCTCGGATTTTATGAGTTTGTTTGGCTTGTGAAAATTGCATTGACCTAGAAGtcatattgttgttttttttttcggtctcTTTGGTATTTTGATGTCTTTGGAATACCCTgcattctgattctgattctgttttggttttgcaCATTTCTCTCCCGCTCTCCCGTACGACTTTCTGTTTTCTACGTACATGTATGTATTGTGAACATGAGCATCGTTATGAATTCCccgattttcctttttgtgtgtatattttcaaatacttGCCACTGTGCATCCGAATCGGGCTGTCtgtaaaaatgtgtgtgagtgggagACTGGGGAGCTAGCTCCCGGCTGAGATCGTGGAAAGCCCACGGCCCATTCCTTGTCCGTCGGTCGCCAGCGCCACGAGGAACGGGAAGCGCgatcttaaaaaatatttaaaaaacttttcaccCCGTGTCCCCGTTGCTCAAATCGAACATACCCCCAAAACGAGAGCGAAAGTTTAGTATTCAAAACGCAATTTAATTTGGCGAAAAAATATCGAGGCAATCGGAGACAAAGGCGCGATCTCGGCGGCGAAAAATAAACCTAAAAACATAACGATTTCGGACGCGTGCcaggcggtgggcggtgggcggggcGGCGTAGACgccggcagcggcagcgacgtcgctgttttatttttttattttcttttttttttcgattttgcCGGCTGTCGTCGCGAGCAGAATGCCGCCGGCTCTCGGTTCTGGTTCTCAGTTCAGTTCTGTTTGAGTTTCTGGCGACGAGTGACACACACAGAGGGAACTAGAAATAAACGACACCGAAAAACGAAACAACACTTAGTTGTACTGTAGATTCTGGCTGATTAAGAAACACGAAACACGAAGTACTCACttacacacaaaaacacatatATATCTCACACACAAGGAAAACTGCATTAGTTCAGATCGAGCGAAAGTGCCGTAGACGATGCCCAATAACCGCAATCGtaatcgcaatcgcaatcgcaacAAACGCAATCgaaaccaaaatcaaaatcagaatccgagccaaaaccaaaacgaaaaccatcagcagcaggcaGAAGGGGCGGAGGATcgggaggagcagcaggattTCCAAACTCAGATCGCAGTAGCGCAATCTTCTTCCTTCGTAGATGATAATGGAAATTCTGGCAGCGTTTCAAATGGGCCAACGGAAAACAGCGAAGAGGTGACGAACACTCTtgagaaaaccgaaaaaaaagaagaaatattCGAGCAACCAGCAACAGTCATCCAAAAAGAAGCAGATTCAGACGCAGAAATGGGTGCCAAAAACTCAAAACATCGCAAGGAAAAGTCCGATAAGCAGGCGTCTAATGGAAAATCTGAAGAGCAGGTGCGTCCACCTCCCACCATTATAAGAAGGCCACCCGGTAGCCCCCGGCAAGCCAAGGTCATAGTTCATCGAATTGTGAGGGAAGAGGACACGGCCAATGGCAAAGCTCAATCTCCAGAGCCACCCAAAGCCGTGGAATCTAAGGAGCAGCACATGGAGGTCGAGGATTCAAAGAAGGAGAAACCTGAAGCTCAGCAGGAGATTGAAACTAAGGAAGAACGGGAAAATGAACCGAGTCCAAAGGAACTTCCTGAATCTAGTCATCTTTCGGAGGACGCACAGCAGAAACATGTCGAAGTTGAAGAGAATCAACAAGTTTATGATGAAGTGGACTACTCAAAGGATGAGACCACTGACAATAATCCACAGCAAGAGCAACACGATTCAAAGGAACCGGAGCAATATGTGTTGCAACTCGAAAAGGCAATGGAATTTGTGGAAAATGCACATCAGCAACACGTTGCTGCCGTGCAAAGTTATCAAAAACAGAGAGACACTGAGCAAAATgcacagcagcaggagcaaaaTGAAGCACAGCACCTACAGGAATCAACTAAAGCGCATCAGCAAAATATTGCAGTTCCACAAATCCTTGTAGATCCGAAGAAGAGAGAAGAGGGCCTCGCACAGCAACTGCATCATGATGTGAAAGAGGAACCCATTTTGAATAACGCCCAACAGCAAAATGATGACACTGCACCGAAATCCCCAAAGGAAGTAACAATAAAAGTTCAGTTTCAAACAGAAGATCCTTATTCCCAGCAGCCTCCTCCACAGAAGCCCACCTCCAAGGTGATTATCCACCAGATACACGTGGAAACCACCGACGAAGAGCAAAATGCCAAGCCCACTTTCGAGGAGGTTAGCAGCACTACCGGTTCTCTGGCCGGAACCCTATCTCCACCACCTCGTTATTTGGTGGAGTCGCCGAAGAACGTGTCAAGTGGCCAGTTTTCGAACTTCTCGCGCAATGTGCAAATCCAGGAAATGGAACTGAACAGCGACTTCAGCTCCGGGGAATTCAATTCCCTGCAGTCGCCGCTGGTATGCGAAGTAGACTCGGAATCAGAGGGATCGGTAGTCTTGGGACCGGAGCGATCGCCGTCGGATCAGCAGGTGCCGTCCAGCAGCCGAGTAGAGCAGCATGAGCAGGTGCGCCAGAAACGTGCCCAGTATCGGAACGCTTTGGAATCGCACTTCATGCCGCAGTTGCTCAATCCCCGCTATCTGGACAGCATCCTGGAGGAGAATGAATGGAGAAACTCCACCGCCTCCTCTGGCGGAAGCGATCAGACGGGGATCCGCACTCCCAAGCTAAACGAGACCTTTCCCAGGAGTCAGTTGGACTTTAGTCGCAGACACAAGCGTAGGGAGGAGGCACCGTCGCCTCTTAAGCTCGAAACCAAGCTGCTGGAGGAGTCAACCGATCTGGAGAGCTGCACCCGACTGCAGAGCGCCCTGTCTCCACAGTCTGAAGATGCGGAGCTAGTTTACCTAAGCTCCTCGGCCTCCAGCAGCGTCTCTGACCTCATGGAACTAGAACTAGAGCAGGCTGCCGCCTTGGCGGAGAGAGCCCTCGTAGACTTGGATACGGATGCCAGTCGGTTGATTGCTCGGCCGGATGATGAGATGAGCAGCACTAGTACCACTACTGCAGACAGGAGCGAGacggaagcggaaacggaaacggagaCGGAGAGAGAGGGCGAGCAGAGTCGCGAGAGCACACCTGTTAACGCCAACCCGACGCTCGCCAGTTCGCAGTCTTCGCTGCTGAGCGCCGCAACGCCGACGCCGACGCCGACGCCCACTCCCGCCGATCGAGAACAAttagcaaaagatacaaatgtatctggtGGATCGACTGTTAGTTTCGGGGCAGCATCGCCGCTAGCGGCCACGCGCGAGGAGTTCGTTCGCAATATGGACAAAGTGCGCGAGTTGATCGAGATGACGCGGCGCGAACAGGAGCAAGGTGAACTACCGCGATCGCCGTCGCCGCCGCCCGTTCCCCCACCTCCCGCTTCCGTGCCACCCTACAGTCCCGAGTCTTCCTCGTTCCACCTAGCTTCCTTGCAGCTGAAGCGGCAGGAGTCGAACGACTCCCACTGCTCTGACAGCACCACCCACAGCCAATGCACGGCCATCAACCTGGCCAGTCCCCCACCGCCACCCACTGCTCAGCCACCTACACCGCCACTCAGACAAAAGCCTGCACCACCACCCGTACCGCAACCCGTATCACCACCCGCACCACCCACTCCCCAATCAGAGCCAGAGCTTTCAGTTGCAGATTCGGTTGCGAATGCAAATGCGGATGTAGATGCAGATGCCGACACTGATACGGAAGCAATAAAGAAGCTGCGCCTGCTGTGCACCGAGCAGTTGGCTTCCATGCCCTATGGCGAACAGGTGCTCGAGGAGTTAGCCAGTGTGGCCCAGAATATAAGCGACCAATCCCAGAACAAGATGCCCTATCCCATGCCCCAATTGCCGCACATCAAGGAGCTGCAGTTAAACGCCAATGAGAGCAAGTCCTCCTCCGCCTGGCTGGGTCTGCCGACCCAGTCCGATCCCAAGCTATTGGTCTGCCTGTCGCCCGGACAGAGAGATTTGGTAAATAACCAAACCCAACCGGATGACCTGCTCGATGCTCACCAGAAGTTCGTGGAGCGTCGGGGATACCATGAGTTGTCCAAGGCCCAGGTTCTCGAGCAagaccaccagcagcagcagagtgAGATGCTCAAGACGGCGGCCATGATGCGCGAGTTGCGCAAGAGCCTCTCGCCCCCAGCGCCTCCTGTCCCTCCGCCGCCGGTACCGGTGAAGAGCGCCGAAACGGCGGCCAAGGCGACCGCTCACGAAAACGCCAAGAGAGATGACGCAAGCGAACAAAAGCAGAAGATCGCAGCATGCGAATCGTCATCGCTTGAAAATAAACCAAGGCGAGCAGCTGATCTTGGTGCTCAGCAGTCGGCAGAGCAACGCcagagcagcagcaccaccacctccagcCATAAAGCGACCACAGAGACCATGTCCAGTGACACCGCCAAGTTTCCCACGCTGGACAGCATGGAGAGTGAGTTGGCCAGGATGTTCCCCCAGCACAAGGGCGACATTTTCGAGGAGCAGCGCAAGCGCTTCTCCAACATTGAGTTCCCCAGCCACCAGCCCGTCAGTCAAACTAAGCGGTACTCCAATATCGAGACGAGCAGTTACGAGTCCAAGAAGCGAATGGAAAATGGTCAGGTAGTCTACGATGTGAGCACTTCAAGTCACGAGAAGAAGGAACAGGGTGATCCACCCAAGGACCAGCCCGTACCACCCGTTCCCCCGCCGCCAATTATGTCAGCAACGAAATTAAACGGTAACACTTTCATTGATGGAGACGTGGCGCCCAAAAATAGCCAGCCGTCGCGAGAGAGCGGTAGCGGCAGCGGCAACGGTACGTATGAGGAATTTCGGCAGCGTGCCAAGGCCGCCGCGGATGCTTTTGGAGAGCAGCGGGAGCAGCAAAACGGGCTGGATCAAGACCGCGTGTTCAAGGACTTCGATAGGCTATCGCAGCAGATGCACGCCGAGCTGCAAAGCACTCGGGAAAAGCGGGAGAAGTCCGCTTCCATGTACGATCTCAGTGGCTTCACCCGACCCGCGAGTGGTCATCCGAGACTAGATGAGCTGCAGCAGAGAAGACATGCCCACATGCAGGAGTTGGAGAGGGAAATAGAGCGGTCGGCAAAGTCGCGACAGGAGCGAATGTCCTCGGTACCGCGACAAATGGAGGCCACACCACCGCGAACTCATGAGATTCCCATTGAGCTGGAGCCACGTTCCCGACGCGCCGAGTCTCTGTGCAATCTGAATGAGCCACCACCACGTCCGCATACCACCGTGGGTCACTATAACCATCCGGTGGTGCAGGACGATTGGTCTAGGTATGCCAACGATTTGGGATACTCGGAGAATATAGCACGACCCTTTGCCAGGGAGGTGGAGATTTGCTATCAGCGACAGAATCAGAGAACACCACATTGCATTAGGGCTCCCCGCCTCTCCGCCAGCACTAATGATCTGAGCAGCTCTAGTCAATATAGCTACGATACCTTCAATGCTTACGGCGGCAGAAGGACCCATGCCCCCATGCTGAACCAggcgcaacagcaacagcgtcCTCATTACGGCAGTTGTTACTCCATGATCGAGAGGGATCCCAACCCCAGGTACATAAGTACCACCTCGCGAAGGGGCGTGAgtccagcaccaccaccagttGCAACtccgcaacagcaacaggtgCCACCACCTGCCTATGATCGCCAGCAAAGGAGATCCTCGTTGCCGAGGGAACTGCATGAACAGCAGCTGAAGTACATACTATCCAAGGAGGAGGAGCTCAAGTTTGAAGTGGAGCGATTGCAGCAGGAGCGCCGTCGTCTAATGGAGGAAATGCAGAGGGCTCCGGTCTTGCCTGCTCCTCAGAGGAGGGAGAGCTACAGGCCCGCCGCCAAGCTGCCCACTCTGAGCGAGGATGAGGTATTCCGGCAGCAAATGGCCGAGGAGTGGATGAACAAGGTGGCTGAGCGGGAAGAGCGTCGTCAGCACAAGATCATACGCATATCGAAGATCGAGGATGAGCACGATCACTCCGCCGTAGACAAGGCGACCATAAGCGATGAATTCTTGGATCGGGTGAAGGAACGCCGTCACAAGTTGTCCATGCCGGCGGACAGCGATTGGGAAAGTGGGGCGGAATCACAACCCCAGCCAGCCGCCCAATCCCAGCCCGAATCGGATGTAGAGGCGCCACCAGTACGCATACTGGAGGGCCAGGCGGAGGCCAATCTCCGCCAGCTGCCACGGCACCTGCGGGAGTTCGCCAAGTTCTCTACCAGCGAACAGTTGCCGGATGGCGCCCAAATGGAGCGTCACGAGGAACAGGAGCGCAGGGAGGAGGCTACCGACAATGCGCACAGCAGTGCCACCAAGAAGACGAGCATCGTGAAGACGTACAAGGTTTCCAGGCTACCGCCTTCCGTCCAGGGTGAGTTTCCCGGCCAATTTTCCGGGGGAAATCGCGGCCGACTCTATCGCGAACGCTCGCAAACGGCGCGGCTCGTGAGTCATAACATCCCCCTGGAACTAACCAGTAACCACAGCTCATCGCCTGACTCCGACTTCAATCCCGGTTGTGGTTCGTCCCCAGCACCAGGTTCCTCCACCCAATCCTCTATCCCATCCCTCGTACAATCTCCTacaccagcaccaccgccACCCATTGAACCATTGAATCCCTCATCCAGCACCGCTGGCGGCATCTTGGGCACGGCTTTGTTGCTGGGCTTATCCCTGCTGACCGCCTGGAACAAGTTCAGTTAGTTCATCTTCCCCACACACTCACAAGTTGATCCACACATTTAAATCAAACTTGATCTTAAAAGGTATCGACATGAAGTCACTCACAAGGCTATACCAAAATTCCATCTGTTAATATCAAGTTGAAAGTAATCCTTGTCTGGTTTTTGGCCATCTCGCTCATAAACTCATATACCGTAGCTACTTGGTGTTGTGCTATCTCTCTCTTTTGTatatctctatctctctcttcTGATTGTTCATTGTGCGCGAATTGCTCCTACTTCCTCCACACAGACGAGGCCACAGATTCCGAATCCAGGAGCACGACAATCCACCAGATAAATCGCTCCAGCGATCCCCAGCCGGGAAAAATCGGTGCCAGTTTGAACGAGTTTTTCGCAGGCTCGCCCTTCCGAGCGAAAATCTACGAAGAGTTCGACAAGTACTGGCGAAACTTCGAGCACTCCGCCTCGAACACCTTCTAGGGCCATCCTGAACCACAAACCGAATGCTTTGACCCCTAACCCTTGACCCGGCCCCTTTCCAGCCCCCTTCCCCAGCAGCTGCATGCAGCATCCCACCTCTCAGCTCATGTTATATAATCAAATATAAACAAGTTACAGTTTTGTCCAAATTGCGTTTGTGAAACTTTGTTAAATGttgaaaacattgaaaataattcTAATACCATAGCAATaaaacgaaaccgaaaattatatttagtgttgtttaatgtttaataaaCGAAATTATATGATTAACCACAAATTGTTTACTTAATTTGAGTATTTTCGTTGCATTCATTCGATATTCGTTGTATATATTCCGCATGCAATTCCTTTTAGTTGTGTGATGTGTCCCGAAAGAGAGAGACGATGtgcttgaaaaaaaaaaacaactaatcCATATTTGTTTGTAGTGTACAGATATTTGCGGACGATGTGGTTGAGAAATATCAGACATGCGTAAACAAAATGTTTGGGAAATATATGCCAGATCTGTAAACGATCGACTCATCGTTTTGGGAAACATTTCGAATTTGAAAATACCAAACAAGCTGTTAATCAAGAACTAAAATGCTTTATCTCAATATTTATTCAGCTTATTCTcttcatttacatacatattttcataACCTTTTCAATTAGGTTCAGACTTAATAAgttctttttaatttcaactgTCTGATATTTCCGCAAATAGCCACATAAAATAATGTAATATAAATGTCTAATCTTAAGCTTAAGTCTAtataataaatcatttttgctTTGTAATCCGCAAACATTCGCTTAAGACCGGAAGCTCAAATGCCCGCGGGCTAAAACCGGCTTATCCCTTTAGCGGCTTTGCAAGACCACCCATTCCACCCCTCGTGATGACTTATCTGTCCCTCAAGAATTGCAATCAAGCTCAAGAAACGAGAACAAAGTAAGGAAAGAAAAGCGAAATTGCGATTAAGcggaaattttaaattaattccaTTCAATTGCATGGACACGAAGTGCAGTCCGACAGACGATCCGTTTGTTTAAAAGAGAATTACGGAATCGGGGGCAATTGGGCGTCTACACAGAGAAAATTACgtatagtatatatacatacaatttAGAAGCTCTTTATCGGGATAAATTCATATAAAAGTGGTTATATTCTAAACTAGTTCCATTCTATAGTTATTCCGCTTTTATCCAAGATATgatcatccat
The sequence above is drawn from the Drosophila melanogaster chromosome 2R genome and encodes:
- the CAP gene encoding CAP, isoform X is translated as MPNNRNRNRNRNRNKRNRNQNQNQNPSQNQNENHQQQAEGAEDREEQQDFQTQIAVAQSSSFVDDNGNSGSVSNGPTENSEEVTNTLEKTEKKEEIFEQPATVIQKEADSDAEMGAKNSKHRKEKSDKQASNGKSEEQVRPPPTIIRRPPGSPRQAKVIVHRIVREEDTANGKAQSPEPPKAVESKEQHMEVEDSKKEKPEAQQEIETKEERENEPSPKELPESSHLSEDAQQKHVEVEENQQVYDEVDYSKDETTDNNPQQEQHDSKEPEQYVLQLEKAMEFVENAHQQHVAAVQSYQKQRDTEQNAQQQEQNEAQHLQESTKAHQQNIAVPQILVDPKKREEGLAQQLHHDVKEEPILNNAQQQNDDTAPKSPKEVTIKVQFQTEDPYSQQPPPQKPTSKVIIHQIHVETTDEEQNAKPTFEEVSSTTGSLAGTLSPPPRYLVESPKNVSSGQFSNFSRNVQIQEMELNSDFSSGEFNSLQSPLVCEVDSESEGSVVLGPERSPSDQQVPSSSRVEQHEQVRQKRAQYRNALESHFMPQLLNPRYLDSILEENEWRNSTASSGGSDQTGIRTPKLNETFPRSQLDFSRRHKRREEAPSPLKLETKLLEESTDLESCTRLQSALSPQSEDAELVYLSSSASSSVSDLMELELEQAAALAERALVDLDTDASRLIARPDDEMSSTSTTTADRSETEAETETETEREGEQSRESTPVNANPTLASSQSSLLSAATPTPTPTPTPADREQLAKDTNVSGGSTVSFGAASPLAATREEFVRNMDKVRELIEMTRREQEQGELPRSPSPPPVPPPPASVPPYSPESSSFHLASLQLKRQESNDSHCSDSTTHSQCTAINLASPPPPPTAQPPTPPLRQKPAPPPVPQPVSPPAPPTPQSEPELSVADSVANANADVDADADTDTEAIKKLRLLCTEQLASMPYGEQVLEELASVAQNISDQSQNKMPYPMPQLPHIKELQLNANESKSSSAWLGLPTQSDPKLLVCLSPGQRDLVNNQTQPDDLLDAHQKFVERRGYHELSKAQVLEQDHQQQQSEMLKTAAMMRELRKSLSPPAPPVPPPPVPVKSAETAAKATAHENAKRDDASEQKQKIAACESSSLENKPRRAADLGAQQSAEQRQSSSTTTSSHKATTETMSSDTAKFPTLDSMESELARMFPQHKGDIFEEQRKRFSNIEFPSHQPVSQTKRYSNIETSSYESKKRMENGQVVYDVSTSSHEKKEQGDPPKDQPVPPVPPPPIMSATKLNGNTFIDGDVAPKNSQPSRESGSGSGNGTYEEFRQRAKAAADAFGEQREQQNGLDQDRVFKDFDRLSQQMHAELQSTREKREKSASMYDLSGFTRPASGHPRLDELQQRRHAHMQELEREIERSAKSRQERMSSVPRQMEATPPRTHEIPIELEPRSRRAESLCNLNEPPPRPHTTVGHYNHPVVQDDWSRYANDLGYSENIARPFAREVEICYQRQNQRTPHCIRAPRLSASTNDLSSSSQYSYDTFNAYGGRRTHAPMLNQAQQQQRPHYGSCYSMIERDPNPRYISTTSRRGVSPAPPPVATPQQQQVPPPAYDRQQRRSSLPRELHEQQLKYILSKEEELKFEVERLQQERRRLMEEMQRAPVLPAPQRRESYRPAAKLPTLSEDEVFRQQMAEEWMNKVAEREERRQHKIIRISKIEDEHDHSAVDKATISDEFLDRVKERRHKLSMPADSDWESGAESQPQPAAQSQPESDVEAPPVRILEGQAEANLRQLPRHLREFAKFSTSEQLPDGAQMERHEEQERREEATDNAHSSATKKTSIVKTYKVSRLPPSVQDRAIASEEANSAATGMGVRLRPRPPKQTRFLLNAQQLQQQRQRRSWSESDLLKEIDSELQLAKGFLYANVYKVKHEYMSEPETGSDRPRKMAQLGRRQYDGIGPVTNDGMPIILRSEVKEPHQHEWYKRLYQTIHKQKNGARPSYKSNGYVSEPEPNYDSDYSTVRYRTQNPHRVQSVSSAVNVRNLNQDEKLYGTMPNPIKSAQNSYKNQPGRIENYTTGHSSVSEKEKKENLEQSKLSPLYTEGNLSRALAKESGYTSDSNLVFRKKEVPVSSPLSPVEQKQAYKSLQAGGEPPLLGFRKPAPEKPRDLDPNAPPIPPQPPVKGLSSYDFPYSTDTVDGSDVNIHFKTPIRHEQRQNLSEEELAIRQAEHMQKLYHEERRRKYLQELQDMNSRRHTDNFTPSQKSPIALNRYDDFPTDVTLKSLVGPKTVARALFNFQGQTSKELSFRKGDTIYIRRQIDANWYEGEHNAMIGLLPASYVEIVSRDGARTPSKRPSEGQARAKYNFQAQSGIELSLNKGELVTLTRRVDGNWFEGKIANRKGIFPCSYVEVLTDIGAEDIAARTTTVITSQSTTNLRPNLDVLRTNINNEFNTLTQNGAQPPNGILKETRTLHKTDALHVDTSSEPLAYRALYKYRPQNSDELELLEGDVVHVLEKCDDGWFVGTSQRTGCFGTFPGNYVERA
- the CAP gene encoding CAP, isoform Q, translating into MPNNRNRNRNRNRNKRNRNQNQNQNPSQNQNENHQQQAEGAEDREEQQDFQTQIAVAQSSSFVDDNGNSGSVSNGPTENSEEVTNTLEKTEKKEEIFEQPATVIQKEADSDAEMGAKNSKHRKEKSDKQASNGKSEEQVRPPPTIIRRPPGSPRQAKVIVHRIVREEDTANGKAQSPEPPKAVESKEQHMEVEDSKKEKPEAQQEIETKEERENEPSPKELPESSHLSEDAQQKHVEVEENQQVYDEVDYSKDETTDNNPQQEQHDSKEPEQYVLQLEKAMEFVENAHQQHVAAVQSYQKQRDTEQNAQQQEQNEAQHLQESTKAHQQNIAVPQILVDPKKREEGLAQQLHHDVKEEPILNNAQQQNDDTAPKSPKEVTIKVQFQTEDPYSQQPPPQKPTSKVIIHQIHVETTDEEQNAKPTFEEVSSTTGSLAGTLSPPPRYLVESPKNVSSGQFSNFSRNVQIQEMELNSDFSSGEFNSLQSPLVCEVDSESEGSVVLGPERSPSDQQVPSSSRVEQHEQVRQKRAQYRNALESHFMPQLLNPRYLDSILEENEWRNSTASSGGSDQTGIRTPKLNETFPRSQLDFSRRHKRREEAPSPLKLETKLLEESTDLESCTRLQSALSPQSEDAELVYLSSSASSSVSDLMELELEQAAALAERALVDLDTDASRLIARPDDEMSSTSTTTADRSETEAETETETEREGEQSRESTPVNANPTLASSQSSLLSAATPTPTPTPTPADREQLAKDTNVSGGSTVSFGAASPLAATREEFVRNMDKVRELIEMTRREQEQGELPRSPSPPPVPPPPASVPPYSPESSSFHLASLQLKRQESNDSHCSDSTTHSQCTAINLASPPPPPTAQPPTPPLRQKPAPPPVPQPVSPPAPPTPQSEPELSVADSVANANADVDADADTDTEAIKKLRLLCTEQLASMPYGEQVLEELASVAQNISDQSQNKMPYPMPQLPHIKELQLNANESKSSSAWLGLPTQSDPKLLVCLSPGQRDLVNNQTQPDDLLDAHQKFVERRGYHELSKAQVLEQDHQQQQSEMLKTAAMMRELRKSLSPPAPPVPPPPVPVKSAETAAKATAHENAKRDDASEQKQKIAACESSSLENKPRRAADLGAQQSAEQRQSSSTTTSSHKATTETMSSDTAKFPTLDSMESELARMFPQHKGDIFEEQRKRFSNIEFPSHQPVSQTKRYSNIETSSYESKKRMENGQVVYDVSTSSHEKKEQGDPPKDQPVPPVPPPPIMSATKLNGNTFIDGDVAPKNSQPSRESGSGSGNGTYEEFRQRAKAAADAFGEQREQQNGLDQDRVFKDFDRLSQQMHAELQSTREKREKSASMYDLSGFTRPASGHPRLDELQQRRHAHMQELEREIERSAKSRQERMSSVPRQMEATPPRTHEIPIELEPRSRRAESLCNLNEPPPRPHTTVGHYNHPVVQDDWSRYANDLGYSENIARPFAREVEICYQRQNQRTPHCIRAPRLSASTNDLSSSSQYSYDTFNAYGGRRTHAPMLNQAQQQQRPHYGSCYSMIERDPNPRYISTTSRRGVSPAPPPVATPQQQQVPPPAYDRQQRRSSLPRELHEQQLKYILSKEEELKFEVERLQQERRRLMEEMQRAPVLPAPQRRESYRPAAKLPTLSEDEVFRQQMAEEWMNKVAEREERRQHKIIRISKIEDEHDHSAVDKATISDEFLDRVKERRHKLSMPADSDWESGAESQPQPAAQSQPESDVEAPPVRILEGQAEANLRQLPRHLREFAKFSTSEQLPDGAQMERHEEQERREEATDNAHSSATKKTSIVKTYKVSRLPPSVQDRAIASEEANSAATGMGVRLRPRPPKQTRFLLNAQQLQQQRQRRSWSESDLLKEIDSELQLAKGFLYANARPSYKSNGYVSEPEPNYDSDYSTVRYRTQNPHRVQSVSSAVNVRNLNQDEKLYGTMPNPIKSAQNSYKNQPGRIENYTTGHSSVSEKEKKEWWDEVMDIFNGNLEQSKLSPLYTEGNLSRALAKESGYTSDSNLVFRKKEVPVSSPLSPVEQKQAYKSLQAGGEPPLLGFRKPAPEKPRDVNIHFKTPIRHEQRQNLSEEELAIRQAEHMQKLYHEERRRKYLQELQDMNSRRHTDNFTPSQKSPIALNRYDDFPTDVTLKSLVGPKTVARALFNFQGQTSKELSFRKGDTIYIRRQIDANWYEGEHNAMIGLLPASYVEIVSRDGARTPSKRPSEGQARAKYNFQAQSGIELSLNKGELVTLTRRVDGNWFEGKIANRKGIFPCSYVEVLTDIGAEDIAARTTTVITSQSTTNLRPNLDVLRTNINNEFNTLTQNGAQPPNGILKETRTLHKTDALHVDTSSEPLAYRALYKYRPQNSDELELLEGDVVHVLEKCDDGWFVGTSQRTGCFGTFPGNYVERA